The sequence TTTCCCTCAATTTTACGAGGTGCCTTTTTTCTCTATTGTATTTATCTGCACAAGTTATACTTTATGGTTCTGATTTGCCTCCTTACTTTGTCTAGATTAATAAATTACCTTTATTTCgaatttattttaattccaatTCCTTTAATGCTGATCGGAATTTTATGGGTACCTGTAAGAAGGGCATAATTTATGCCAGAAAATTGTCCTTTCTTGTCTGAAATTCTACTTCTTTtacatgagtttttttttttttttgggtgggtGGTGGGTTGGGTGGGGTAAGGAAGGAAGGACAGATAATGGGGTTCCTCTTTCTTGGATTTTTATGATCTTGATTTGTGAAAGAAGccattttcacagttgggttttGGACTAATATGGTATATGGATGTACTCAGTAGAGTGATATCTAAACTTCCTGCCAATGTATTTTGTACTTTTCGCACAGTTCACCACGAATTTGTATGACTTTGTAGTGTTCTTAATAATCTTTTGTCGAGAAATGCTGTTTTTGTGGGGAGTACTATGAATGAAATTAGACTGCTCAAAGTTTGAATGTGAAGGGAAATTCTAATACCACTTGTTTACCTAGagtcaagaatcatgttttaaatttgatGGGGTTCAACCTTTATGTTATCGCTGAGCTGAACCCATTACATATTAGAAATTTTGGGTTCAAACTTTTATATGTTGAAAAATCCTTGTGACTCTTCACATGTATATTTATGCGTTGTGTTGATAAAGCGAGGTGAAATTGAACCCATAGGTGATATGCTCTATCCAGCACTGTTTTTGTGGCAATTTTCTTTACGTCGCTTGATTTCTGTATGCATGTAAAAGTATTCTGCCTTGGTAAGGCTCTGTGCAAGTGTTCACAGAATTCACACAAACAACGTTGACACCTTAATCTCGAGCTAGTCGGTAGGCTATATGGATCCTCAATATCCATTTTGTACCGGTTGGACCCGTTCCATTTGAGTACTCaataatgttttgaaaatatatattgtatattccAGACTAAATTCCCAGGGCATTGCAAAGAACATGGTGgtgcatttattatgttttatccTGTGATGTCATGGGAAATTCCTCAACAAGTTTTAACAAGGTTCAGCTTAACCTTTTTTATCTGAATATTCTGCTTGAATGGAAGTGAATAAAATCACCTTGGAAGAATCTTTATACAATTATCCCTTTTTATCCGAAGGTAGTGAACTGCAGGGTGGTGATTATAGTTAAAAGTTTTGATATGGTTCCCACGACCAATTGTCTTCTACTAGTTACTACTCCACAAcgttcttaaaattttaattttataggtTCCTGAACTCACATCAGTGACTTGATAAGGTGATGGCCGGGGAGGAAGATATTGATCTCTCAGCTTTAAAATCCCAATTGGCTCAAACTGATGTTACTTGGAAGCTAGAGATGGAGAAAAGCCAGTCCCAAGTGGATGCTTTGCAAGCAAAACTGTTGGAGGTAAAAGCTTATATTCAGGGATCAGAAGAAGATACAAAGAGGGACCTAGATGTTCTATGGCATAGAGTGAGAACTGCTACAACATTGATGACGTACTTGAAATCTAAAGCCAGAGTCATGGCTGTTCCAGATTTGGCCCATTCATCATGCGGCATCAAAGAACTAGATGGGGTAGGTCTTGTTGATAAAAATGGTATACCATTGTCCAGTTGGTCTAGGAATTTTGATCTCTCATCATTTGACGATGCTGATGATGACTTATGTAATAGACTTTCGAGTAAACATGGTCACCTGGACGAACAAGATGGATCTTATATGAGTGAATTACTCAGAAGTGTACAATTGGTTACAGATGTTATGGAAAGTCTTGTCAAGAGGATTATAATGGCGGAATCTGAGACTGCTCTAGAAAAAGAGAAGGTAACAGTAGGTGAAGAAGAGATTAAAAGGAAGGCGCTCCAGATTGAAAACATGTCTACTAAGTTAGAGGAAATGGAAAGATTTGCTCTGGGTACAAATCTTATCCTGACTGAGATGCGGCAGAGAGTTGAAGATTTGGTTGAAGAAACTTCGAGACAGAGGCAGAGAGCTGCAGAAAATGAGCAGGAGCTTTGTCGTGTTAAGAGAGACTTTGAGTC comes from Capsicum annuum cultivar UCD-10X-F1 chromosome 2, UCD10Xv1.1, whole genome shotgun sequence and encodes:
- the LOC107859895 gene encoding uncharacterized protein LOC107859895; this translates as MAGEEDIDLSALKSQLAQTDVTWKLEMEKSQSQVDALQAKLLEVKAYIQGSEEDTKRDLDVLWHRVRTATTLMTYLKSKARVMAVPDLAHSSCGIKELDGVGLVDKNGIPLSSWSRNFDLSSFDDADDDLCNRLSSKHGHLDEQDGSYMSELLRSVQLVTDVMESLVKRIIMAESETALEKEKVTVGEEEIKRKALQIENMSTKLEEMERFALGTNLILTEMRQRVEDLVEETSRQRQRAAENEQELCRVKRDFESLKSYVSSLVSVRETILSSEKQFQTIERLFERLVAKTTQLESEKLQKEAEVQKLMEENVRLTALLDKKEAQLLAMNEQCKVMALSASNI